DNA sequence from the Deltaproteobacteria bacterium genome:
TGCTAACCGACGAAGAGAGCGGCCAGTTTCCAGAGGCTATCCACACACCTCTGGGAAGCTTTTTGCCTCTCAAATCTGGTGACAGCGGCGAATGCCTCTTTTTGGACGCCAACGGCCGCTGTGCTGTGCATCACAGCCGCAAACCTGAAGTATGCCGGCGGTGGCACTGTTTTGCCGACTTTGACGAGGACGGACAACCCAGCCGTTTTCTTGAGGATCATCCTCATATCTTGCGCTGGGTATTGAAGAGAAAGCAA
Encoded proteins:
- a CDS encoding YkgJ family cysteine cluster protein translates to MYVDECDGCPEPGACCRYYQDLLVGVLLTDEESGQFPEAIHTPLGSFLPLKSGDSGECLFLDANGRCAVHHSRKPEVCRRWHCFADFDEDGQPSRFLEDHPHILRWVLKRKQ